The DNA window CTGGGCTCCCGCGAGCCCGCCTCGCTCAACGTCGTCACCCTCCTGCGCAAGCCGGAGGCGGCGAAGGTTGCGATCGACGTCAAGTGGGTCGGTTTCGACATCCCCAACGAGTTCGTCGTCGGCTATGGTCTCGACTTCGCCGAGAAGTACCGCAACCTGCCCTTCGTGGGCACGCTCGCGCCGCACGTCTACGGCGGCTGAGCCCCCGGGCCTGGTCGGCGGGCACCCACCGGCGCGCGGGAACCGAATGAGGGTTCCCGCCGTTGGAGCAGGGTAAGGCGGGTTGGTTGACCGTCTGCAGCGGCGTCGGGAGACAATGCTGGGGTACCGTCCGAAGGTCAGTCTTTTTCAGGCTTTCAAGTCAAGCTTTCAAGGTCGAGCAGGACACCGTACGCACAGGCACCCCGTCCAGGGGCTGGCCGTGCCTCACTGTGGCAGGAGGGACGGGGCGCTCGCGCCCCGTATGGATGGACGTGAAGCGCTACTTCCGTGGGCCGGTCATGTGGATCGTGCTGGCCGTCCTCGCCGTGGTCGTGTTGATGCAGGTCGTCGGCTCCGGCGGCGGCTACAAGTCGGTGGACACCAGCCAGGTCGTCAACGCGATCAACAAGGACCTGGTGAAATCGGCCGAGCTGACGACCGGCGACGAGAACAAGATCAAGGTTGAGCTCAAGGACGGCCAGAAGGTCAAGGGCTCGAGCAAGATCCAGGCGAACTACATCGGCGAGCAGGGCGTCGACATCGCGAAGTCCCTGCAGGCCAACGCCGAGAAGAACATGATCCCGGAGGGATACAACGTCTCGACGTCCAAGCAGAACCCGTTCATCGGCGTTCTGCTGTCGTTGCTGCCGTTCGTCCTCATCGTCGTGGTCTTCCTGTTCCTGATGAATCAGATGCAGGGCGGCGGCTCCCGGGTGATGAACTTCGGGAAGTCCAAGGCCAAGCTGATCACCAAGGACACCCCCAAGACGACGTTCTCCGACGTCGCCGGCGCCGACGAGGCCGTCGAGGAGCTCCACGAGATCAAGGAGTTCCTGCAGGAGCCGGCGAAGTTCCAGGCCGTCGGCGCCAAGATCCCCAAGGGTGTGCTGCTCTACGGCCCGCCCGGTACGGGCAAGACGCTGCTCGCGCGCGCCGTCGCCGGCGAGGCGGGCGTGCCGTTCTACTCGATCTCCGGCTCCGACTTCGTCGAGATGTTCGTCGGTGTCGGTGCGTCCCGGGTCCGTGACCTCTTCGAGCAGGCCAAGGCCAACGCCCCGGCCATCGTCTTCGTCGACGAGATCGACGCCGTCGGCCGGCACCGCGGTGCGGGCCTCGGCGGCGGTCACGACGAGCGCGAGCAGACCCTGAACCAGCTCCTCGTCGAGATGGACGGCTTCGACGTCAAGGGCGGCGTCATCCTGATCGCCGCCACGAACCGTCCCGACATCCTCGACCCGGCGCTGCTGCGCCCCGGCCGTTTCGACCGGCAGATCGCCGTCGACCGCCCGGACATGCAGGGCCGTCTGGAGATCCTCAAGGTCCACCAGAAGGGCAAGCCGGTCGCCCCGGACGTCGACCTGTCGGCCGTCGCCCGCCGCACCCCCGGCTTCACCGGTGCCGATCTCTCCAACGTGCTGAACGAGGCCGCGCTCCTCACGGCCCGCAGCGACAAGAAGCTGAT is part of the Streptomyces roseifaciens genome and encodes:
- the ftsH gene encoding ATP-dependent zinc metalloprotease FtsH; this translates as MDVKRYFRGPVMWIVLAVLAVVVLMQVVGSGGGYKSVDTSQVVNAINKDLVKSAELTTGDENKIKVELKDGQKVKGSSKIQANYIGEQGVDIAKSLQANAEKNMIPEGYNVSTSKQNPFIGVLLSLLPFVLIVVVFLFLMNQMQGGGSRVMNFGKSKAKLITKDTPKTTFSDVAGADEAVEELHEIKEFLQEPAKFQAVGAKIPKGVLLYGPPGTGKTLLARAVAGEAGVPFYSISGSDFVEMFVGVGASRVRDLFEQAKANAPAIVFVDEIDAVGRHRGAGLGGGHDEREQTLNQLLVEMDGFDVKGGVILIAATNRPDILDPALLRPGRFDRQIAVDRPDMQGRLEILKVHQKGKPVAPDVDLSAVARRTPGFTGADLSNVLNEAALLTARSDKKLIDNHFLDEAIDRVVAGPQKRTRIMSDKEKKITAYHEGGHALVAAASPNSDPVHKITILSRGRALGYTMVLPDEDKYSTTRNEMLDQLAYMLGGRAAEELVFHDPTTGAANDIEKATATARAMVTQYGMTERLGAIKFGSDNSEPFLGREMSHQRDYSEEVAALVDEEVKKLIETAHNEAWEILVENRDILDNLVLALLEKETLNKEEIAEIFKHVVRRPARPAWTGSSRRTPSTRPPVLSPKELAPSNGGQTMESLDLPDDARPEN